A segment of the Anomalospiza imberbis isolate Cuckoo-Finch-1a 21T00152 chromosome 16, ASM3175350v1, whole genome shotgun sequence genome:
TGAGAatcttcatggcctcctctgcACTCACTCTGACAGGTCCACGTCCTTCTAAGAGCTCTCAGGAGAAACCAAAATCTGGCCTGCAAGGTACTCTGAGGCACTTtgctgagacagaaaaaaagagaaaagaaagcaagaaatcTGCCTTGTTCTAAGCAACAAATGGAGATGTCTGATGAGCTACCAGCTGGAATTATTCTGGAAATACAAACACTGCAATGCACGCTCTTCTAAGGACACAAGGGTTTCCCAATTGACAACACCTGTAATGTTTTACTGATTTACCAGAGTCTTTGTGTTTTATAGACACCTGTGAGGAAAAAGGCTTACAACAGCTGACAAGATACTCAGCCTTGCACTCTTATTGCCCCTAGTGACCAGCTGGACCAAGTAATCCCAATTTtcaggctctgcagggctctgtTGTTGCAAAGGCACCTGTTGCTCATAAAGCCTGCTCACGCTGCCGTTTCAGACCCACCACTCTTGCTGCCAGGAGGAACACGGCCCCAGTGAGCACTTCTGCCACAAAGGAGATCCAGACCAGTGCCAGGGACCAGCCAAATCTGATATCGATTTCCACCAGCAGATCCTTGCTCTTCAGGAGGCAAACAGCTTCTTGGAAGGCAGCAGCTGAATATGCAATATAGACACTGATCCCTGTGAGGGTAACAAGAGCTGAAAAGAGAAACATGTTCAGCTACTTAGCAGCcactgaagaaattaaaaacaatcaaTTGGATATGTCCTTCCTATTCTAGCCCGGCCAGATTTAGAGAGTATCTTTGAAATCTACCTGAGGTTGATTTCTTGGGCAATGAGAGTGAGAGGGAAGTAAAGGCAGGGTTATTTGTGTCCACTGAGAATAATGTGTTCCCACTGTTAAAGACTGAATCACAACATCTGGCAGCAAGTCTCCCTCAACAGAAATCGAGTCCTGTATTTTACAGGTATCTAATGCACGTGCATCTCTGTTTTCAGAACTGTATTGTAATGTTGCCTGATTCCTCACTGCTGAGCACCATGGACAGTTGTCTCCCTGTATGCAATAAAGCCCACAGAGATGCAGATTCTTGCATGTCAGGTCACTGAATGGAGGCTGTTTCCCGAGTATTGCAGTTTCGAGTGTTTAATGTAAATTTGTTAGTCTTCACTATCACTTCCAACCAAGTGTTGTGCTGCCATGACTACCCATCATTTCCAAATACCTGAGTCAGACACCTTTGGGacagagtaaaaataaattaataaggGCACTCAAAAAAGGAGCCAGATGTTTTCAGAATGAAAAGACTGTTCAAAAGGTGGCAAATGTAAGGAATGGCACATCTGGAATAGATACACACTGCATCCTGAGCCTGGCATCCCTGTCAGTCAAAGGACAGGCACTGATGGAAGTCACCCTTTACTGGatcagcagcagaaaatatGCAGTAACGAGGCCCTGGATAAAAGGACTGCAGCCTAGGGAAAGTAAATACTGAAACACTTTCAGGACAAAATAGTGGATTTGATTCTGAGAGAAAATTTTGATATAGCTTTCTGTTAAATTACAGTAAGTCCTGATGAGCTGCCTTTTTGCCAGAAATATGTTTGATTAGAGGCAAACCAAGATAGAAGAGTATTGGGTTATCCATCAGTCCAAATTCATACTCATATTCCTGATTTTAACCATCATCTGATGCCTGTACCTTATTCTAGTCCTCTGCAAGGAGGGGGAAAAACTTGCTTCATACCTTTTGTcagcagaaatggaaaagactgTTTTGTTGACATTTTCAACAAGGTACACTGGATTCTTTGCAAATTcccttgcaaaaaaaaaaaaaaaaaaaaaaaaaggaaacctaTAGGATGTCTGACATGTGGAACATATCAGTTCTGAGggtttaaaaaaccccacatttctgGAATGGCATCTCCAAATATCTCTTTCTGCTGAAACAGAGCTACCTAACTAATACTGAACTTTGTGAATTTGAGTGCCCTACAAAACTGTTCTGTGCATCCAGCCGGAGCAGGATGGGGGCTGGTCTCAGCCAAAGGCCACCCTGCAGTCTGTTCATGTTCTCCTGGGACACTGCCCAGCTGCATGCCCAGAACCTCCTCAAGCACCCCTCTCCTGACACTGCCTCTgtgtttcctttccctctttgcAGCCCCAAACAGCTTAGAAAGGCCCCTGCTCCACTCCCCAGTGGGATAATCATGCTTGGCACTTCACAGCTTTTCATCTTTCACTGACTATTTGGAGCAGTTTTTCACCAGCCTTTTCAGTGAATTCAGCTTTCTACAGTTCTGAGGAATTAGAACTTGCTCTTCTTTTTAGGAGACAATCAAATGGGGAATGGTTGTCGGTGTTAGAGCATTTCAGACTAAAAAGCTCAGTCAAGGCTTTGAGACAGCAGCATTTGGTTCCAGCAATCTcttagcatttttttcttaaaaataggACTGTATGAGCAGTTGATGAGAGCCAATTCTGAGGTTCCCCTTTTCTGCTGggaaaaatttccattttaaattacattgtgaaacagcactgaaaatctGTTTGGAACAGAAGATGCAGATTTAAACACACTTTTCCTACTTCAACAGAAtgtttttaggttttttaattcataaattattttctaaaatacagtGGGTTTGGATatagcagaaaagaaaaatataaaaagaaatgtaaaagcaTTTTACTAGCTTCAAATTTAAATGTTATACTAACTTCTAGGGGTTTCCTTTTGGGACCCACAGTTTGGGGACACCACTAGATCAAAACTAGCAGTGAGGCTGAGCCAGGAATGCCTAAAAAGTCCCTTTTCAGGAACTCAATGcaaatgcctttttaaaaatgtcagttTTCTTAATAGCTGCAAAATCTGTGCAAGCCTTCAATTTAGTAATTCCATGGTCACTTTTCCATCACCCCATTAGCCTGTCTGTAAAGATTTGTGCACCATGCTGAGAAGTTATTGAATCTTTTGTGTTAATGGGCACAGCAAACACAGATTGTTCAAAGGGTGACTCGCTCCCCAAGGAGGGATGTTTGCCTTCCCTAAGTAGCTCTGTTCCAGAACCAAGACCCCAGCAGACACCAGGTGAATGAACACCAGCATTATTCTGAAAGCAAATTCTTGCTTTTATTCCCTGGGAACCAAAGTGATGTTTCCCAGATACAGCCTGTTGTTATCTAAAACAGTTAGGCCAGGAGTTTGATTTAGTACCtccaaaaaggaaaagcagtccCGTCATTAGGAGCAGTAGGTAGGCCCTGGCAAGAATACTGATGAATCCAGTCATCCCTCCAAAAATCATCAGGATCAGGCTGAGGGGCATCAGGATGACAAATGTTCCATGCATGtctgaagaaaaatgaagaatgttaatattgtaatattttattatggTGTCAGTGGATGTACCAATAATTATGAAGTGCAGAGCCCCTGATCAGGATCAAAGCCTCATTCTGTGCTGCACTAACAAGAAATTGGACAACCCCTTGGG
Coding sequences within it:
- the TMEM114 gene encoding transmembrane protein 114 isoform X2, coding for MRVNLGALSLFVALVGLLSFIFLVVAIATDFWYIIDASKLEASRNGTDALSSHSGLWRTCRVRSECYPLINPFWHENVNITESHRQLLYMHGTFVILMPLSLILMIFGGMTGFISILARAYLLLLMTGLLFLFGGISVYIAYSAAAFQEAVCLLKSKDLLVEIDIRFGWSLALVWISFVAEVLTGAVFLLAARVVGLKRQREQAL
- the TMEM114 gene encoding transmembrane protein 114 isoform X1, with amino-acid sequence MRVNLGALSLFVALVGLLSFIFLVVAIATDFWYIIDASKLEASRNGTDALSSHSGLWRTCRVRSECYPLINPFWHENVNITESHRQLLYMHGTFVILMPLSLILMIFGGMTGFISILARAYLLLLMTGLLFLFGALVTLTGISVYIAYSAAAFQEAVCLLKSKDLLVEIDIRFGWSLALVWISFVAEVLTGAVFLLAARVVGLKRQREQAL
- the TMEM114 gene encoding transmembrane protein 114 isoform X3: MRELSPLRVRSECYPLINPFWHENVNITESHRQLLYMHGTFVILMPLSLILMIFGGMTGFISILARAYLLLLMTGLLFLFGALVTLTGISVYIAYSAAAFQEAVCLLKSKDLLVEIDIRFGWSLALVWISFVAEVLTGAVFLLAARVVGLKRQREQAL